The Arachis hypogaea cultivar Tifrunner chromosome 14, arahy.Tifrunner.gnm2.J5K5, whole genome shotgun sequence genome has a segment encoding these proteins:
- the LOC112744328 gene encoding mogroside I-E synthase-like gives MEKKNIDPRKPHCLVLSYPAQGHINPMIQFSKLLVHEGVKVTLATTCFYSKSLQKVPPCISLESISDGFDNGGFVEAGNFKAYLGRFWEVGPQSLSELIEKLAKLGNPIDCIVYNSFLPWALDVAKKFGIVGAVYLTQNLGVNSIYYHVQLGKIKVPLIEDEISLPSMPKLQPEDLPSFFQKCDDDEDQVLLDLLVGQFSNIDKADWILCNAIYELDKEVADWTIKIWPKFRTIGPNIPSVFLDKRIKDDEDYGAAAFKSEEECMEWLDNKPNGSVVYVSFGSLVPLDEEQMREIAYGLRDSNHYFLWVVRTSEEIKLPKDFAKKSEKGLVVTWCSQLKVLAHESVACFVTHCGWNSTLETLSLGVPTIVVPQWSDQITNAKYMVDVWKVGIRVPIDEKKIVKSEALRDCIKEMMECEKGKEMKNNSMQWKSLVLRAVSDGGGGSSHRNIIEFVNSFFPSEVTCPKLEITS, from the exons ATGGAGAAGAAAAACATAGATCCTAGAAAACCACATTGTTTGGTCTTATCTTACCCAGCACAAGGTCACATAAACCCCATGATCCAATTCTCAAAGCTCTTGGTACATGAAGGAGTGAAAGTAACACTAGCCACCACATGTTTCTATAGCAAGAGTTTACAAAAAGTGCCACCTTGCATATCACTTGAATCCATCTCTGATGGGTTTGATAATGGTGGGTTTGTTGAAGCTGGAAACTTTAAGGCCTATTTGGGCCGGTTTTGGGAAGTGGGCCCACAATCACTTTCTGAGCTTATAGAGAAACTTGCTAAATTAGGAAACCCTATAGATTGTATTGTCTATAATTCATTTTTGCCATGGGCATTGGATGTTGCTAAGAAATTTGGTATAGTTGGTGCTGTTTATCTCACTCAAAATTTGGGTGTGAATAGCATATACTATCATGTACAATTGGGGAAGATTAAGGTTCCTCTCATTGAGGATGAGATCTCACTTCCTTCTATGCCTAAACTTCAACCTGAGGACTTGCCTTCTTTCTTCCAAAaatgtgatgatgatgaagatcaaGTTTTGCTTGACTTGTTAGTGGGTCAATTTTCCAACATTGATAAAGCTGATTGGAtactatgcaatgcaatctatgaGCTGGATAAAGAG GTGGCTGATTGGACTATCAAGATTTGGCCAAAATTTAGAACCATTGGACCAAATATCCCCTCTGTATTTTTGGACAAACGAATTAAGGATGATGAAGATTATGGAGCTGCAGCAttcaagagtgaagaagaatgcaTGGAATGGCTAGACAATAAACCAAATGGATCGGTTGTTTATGTCTCATTTGGGAGCTTGGTTCCTCTTGATGAGGAACAAATGAGAGAAATAGCATATGGTCTAAGAGATAGTAATCATTATTTTTTGTGGGTGGTTAGAACCTCTGAAGAGATTAAACTTCCAAAAGATTTTGCAAAGAAATCAGAGAAGGGTTTGGTAGTAACATGGTGCTCCCAATTGAAAGTATTAGCTCATGAATCTGTGGCATGTTTTGTAACACATTGTGGTTGGAACTCTACATTGGAAACTTTGAGTTTAGGAGTTCCAACTATTGTAGTGCCTCAATGGTCTGATCAAATCACAAATGCAAAGTATATGGTTGATGTTTGGAAAGTGGGAATTAGAGTTCCAATTGATGAGAAAAAGATTGTGAAGAGTGAAGCATTGAGAGATTGCATAAAGGAAATGATGGAGTGTGAGAaaggaaaagagatgaagaataaTTCCATGCAATGGAAATCTTTGGTTCTCAGAGcagttagtgatggtggtggtggaagtTCTCATAGAAACATCATAGAATTTGTAAATAGCTTCTTTCCCTCAGAAGTTACATGCCCTAAATTAGAAATTACTTCCTAA